The window TATTTTCTAAGCAACTCGCAAAAAGAACAGATAAATCAATACAATTTCCAGAATTTTCAGATAATGTTTGTTTTGGAGATAAAATACGCTGAGTGGAAACATGTTCATTACTTCTAAAACTAAAATGTCTACTGACATATCTTATGTCTTCGGAAATTGTATCGTATATTGCTTTAATTTCATTTGTCATGGAACTGTCATTGTTGAAAGCACCCATTGCACCAATTTTTCGTGCAGCACTCGAAATAACTTTATCCACAGCAGGAGTATGTGGAGTAATCCATGAAACAACTAACTTACTTAAATCAACTGTCCAAGATTTCCCGGGATCTTCAATCTCCCATATCATGGTGTCTCTAGCTAAAACTTGAATTGATTCGTTGCGTCTTAAAATGGGTTTTCCTTCAGATTCTACTTTTATTCTCATTGAAGTATCCATTATATCATGTAATTTTTCAATTACATCAACATTTAAATTAGGTGTTATTCTGACAATTTCTTGACTATATGATCCAATAACAATATCATTTTCAAATACATTAGATATTCCTTCTATTTCTGCGGTTATGGATGCACTAATAGTATGATCCGAATAATTAGAAACAATAACAATTGCTGGAGCAAACTTTTCAGAATGTAACTTATAAATTGAATTATATATGCTTGATGGAATCGGATACGTAGTTACAAATGATAATGCTTCTTTTTCGACTTTAGGCATATATTCAAAACTTAATTCTAATATTTTATATGAATCTAAATTAATTTTATTAGAAAATAATAGATTTTCAGTTGAACTATAACTAATATCTTCTATCATTTCGGGATCAGGTCCTTGATGTAATTTAATTGTATTAGTTGGATTATAAAGGGTTATACTTGGATCTTTAATTAATTCAAAACCTGGAGGAATAATGTAGTTTATATCTTCAACAATTACATTTTTGAATGGAAAAAACAGTTTTAGTGGAAAATTAAGTTTTAAATTTGGATCAATGTTCATTTCTGGACGTGAAATAACAAATTTTAATTTTAAATCCTTATTAAATGGTATTGGGCTAAAAATTGAATAATTACGCCCTAAAAAGCCAGAACCATTAATATATTCTTCTATTATATTTTCGCCAGATCTCCGCAGAGTTTTAGATTTTATATTGGAACATGGTAATCCCACAGTCCAATGAACATTACTATCTGTAAAATCTAAACTACTTCCATCAACTTCCAATTCCGTTTTTAAAGGATAAACTTTGTTTATATTTTCAGTAAAAACAAAAAATAGGGGGTGATAATCATATAGATATTCCATGTGATGATCAGATAGATATTCCTGACTTCCCCAATTTTCTTCTTTTTTCCATCTTTCCTTAAAATAGATCTCCTCTGAAATTCGGTCAGATTTTAAGTTAAAAGTAACTTCAATAGATATAGTTTGTGAATTAAGGAATTTAATATTCAGATTTTTAACTATACATGTAACAAATTCGTAAATGTTAGATAAAAAACATTTTAAAGGTAAGCGTATAGTTTCTCCATTATCCATCGTGAGCGATATATGGCTCATTCTAAATTCAAATAAATTTTCTTTCTCTTCTTCAGGGAAATTTCCACATAATACATTGCAATAAGCCCACGACTGATTAGATTTACAACACCTACGACAAATTAAACTTTCTCCATGAGTTAAGCAGGGCATTTTGCCTTTCCGTTCACATAGTATACATTTTTCCATTTAAATCCCTATTCATAATTATCTTTACATCTAATTCTAATATTTGCTTATAACAAATATGTTTTGCTATAATTCTAAAAGAACTAAATAAATCATTAAAAATGAGAGTTTTATATTGCATGACAACCATTTTAATGAATTATCCGATTTTAGGTTAGAAAGATGGTGCATATCTCAAAGTGACTTTAAAAAAGACTCAAAGAGGACAATTTTACAGTATGAGTTGTTATTCAAGTAAGCATCATCCCAATCAGCAAGAGGAATTTCATAAATCAAGATTAATTTGATTAATGACAATAGGGGATTTTACTTAAATTTTCCTGATTTTCTCTTTATTCCAGTGTATTTTTTCGTTTTATCCTCATATTGTTTTTTTATATTCACATATTGTATGAATAGGCCATCTTAATCTATAATCAATGACAATATCTTTCCCATTAGTTTTTTTTTAATTACTTTTACGATAGTAGTACCCCCTTTATTTTTTAATTAGTTAAATTTTTAATTATTTCTTATATTTAACCGTAATAGAAAATTCATAGTCTCCCAATAAATAAACTGTAAAAACTACAGTTTATTAATAAATAAAATAAATATTAATTTAATTTATAACGTGGAAATAATATCTATAAATAGTTTATTTCCAGTATATTATCATAATTATATTTTAAGTGACCTAAATGCCTGTAGAAGTAGAATGTAAACAATGTGGAAAAAGATTAAGTATTAAACCATCTAGAGCTAAGACTTTTAAATATTGTTCTCAATCTTGTTATATAAAAGCACAAATAAAAACACCGATGAAAGATAAGAACTGCGAGTATTGCGGTAAACCTCTTAAAAGGAGAAATAAAGAAAAACCAAATCAATTCAATAAAAGAAAATATTGTAATCAAAGATGTGCGTATAATTCAAGAATAAGAAGTGAAAAACGTGTATGCCCTATTTGTAACAAAGAATTTAAAGTGCCTCAATGGAAAATTAAGAAGGGTGAGGGTATTTGTTGTAGTCCGGTTTGTGCAGGTATATATAAATCAAATAAATTGAGAGAAACTGTTGTTTGTAAAGCTTGTGGTAAAAACTTTACAATTCCGGCTCACCTAAATAAGGGCAACAGAATAAGAAAGTTTTGTAGTCATGAATGTTATGTTAAATCAAAGGAAGAAAAGTATAACATCTTTAAAAAATGTGCTAATTGTGGAAAAGAATTCAAGGTTCTTAAGTCGAAGGCTGATAGGGCAAATTATAATTATTGTAGCGTAAAATGTAGAGTTGAAGCTCATAAAGTAGTTATTAATTGTGCTTATTGTGGAAAAGAATATACTACAACTAAAGGGGCAGTGAAACATGGCAGAACAATGTGTAGTATAGAATGTAGAAATAAAGCACAAAAACAGTATAAAGGATCAAAAGCTGCAGGATGGAAAGGAGGAATTTCTTTTGAACCATATTGCCATAAATTTAATGAAGAATTTAAAGAGCGTGTACGTGAGTTTTGGGGGCGTAAATGCGGCATTTGTGGAAAAACAGAAAAAGAAAATAAAATAAAATTATCAGTACACCATTGCAATTATTTGAAAATGTCCTGTTGCGATCTAGATATACCCCCATTATTTATGTCTATTTGTAAATCATGTCATGGTAAAACTAATCATAATAGAGAATATTGGGAAAAAATGCTCACAGAGTACATTATGATTTGGTTTGATGGTGAAAGCTATATTAAATAACTAGATAATTCTTTTCGTGTTTTTGGTAATTCTAATGAAATCTAAATATTAAATTAGGTGATTAAATGGTACTAAAATACATAAGTTTGGAAGAAGAAACAGAATTTAATAAAATAGTACATAGATTATTGGAAGAATATGATAAAGGATACCTTGTGGGCATAGAAATCCAATTACGCGATGTTACATATGATGAATGGTTACTCTCAAGAGTTATTTATCCAGAAAAGGCGGAAAAACTATTTTTGAAGTCATGATAGATGAACAAGAAACAGTTGAAGAGTTATCCAATGAAGCATATGCAATTATGACTGGAACAGAAAAAAATGAATTTATAATATTACCGAACTTTTGGTCCACAATATAAATCGATGAAGTTCATAAAAACCATTTAAGCATAAGAAGAAAACAAGAAACTTGTTTTTAGATTTGAAGCAAGTATCAATAGTCTTTAATAATAATTAGTTTATATTAAATGTTTATTCTATGCACGTTAGAGCATTAGACCTATGAAGGATTATTTTATAAAATCATAAGGTTATACTTAGAAATATAAATTAATTTATGTTTTTGAAAGTTTTATATCTATTTAAAGGTACATTTGAGCATATTTATTGTATTTAATTAACTTTGATTCCCCTATTATTCTTGTTTCTTAATTTTAGATTTATTAAGGTTAAAAAAGATTTATTATTTTGTTCTTATATCATTAAGAGTTTAATGTCATTAGTATCATATTTATAAGTAAT is drawn from Methanobacterium bryantii and contains these coding sequences:
- a CDS encoding transglutaminase-like domain-containing protein — translated: MEKCILCERKGKMPCLTHGESLICRRCCKSNQSWAYCNVLCGNFPEEEKENLFEFRMSHISLTMDNGETIRLPLKCFLSNIYEFVTCIVKNLNIKFLNSQTISIEVTFNLKSDRISEEIYFKERWKKEENWGSQEYLSDHHMEYLYDYHPLFFVFTENINKVYPLKTELEVDGSSLDFTDSNVHWTVGLPCSNIKSKTLRRSGENIIEEYINGSGFLGRNYSIFSPIPFNKDLKLKFVISRPEMNIDPNLKLNFPLKLFFPFKNVIVEDINYIIPPGFELIKDPSITLYNPTNTIKLHQGPDPEMIEDISYSSTENLLFSNKINLDSYKILELSFEYMPKVEKEALSFVTTYPIPSSIYNSIYKLHSEKFAPAIVIVSNYSDHTISASITAEIEGISNVFENDIVIGSYSQEIVRITPNLNVDVIEKLHDIMDTSMRIKVESEGKPILRRNESIQVLARDTMIWEIEDPGKSWTVDLSKLVVSWITPHTPAVDKVISSAARKIGAMGAFNNDSSMTNEIKAIYDTISEDIRYVSRHFSFRSNEHVSTQRILSPKQTLSENSGNCIDLSVLFASCLENIDIKPLIVITPDHAFVGWKSFSSPSSFIFLEATFMGESDFFSAVEYGTRTYEKYNQDNPGDIEIIDVEEIRGKGVYPPRWFS